In Solanum lycopersicum chromosome 5, SLM_r2.1, the following are encoded in one genomic region:
- the LOC101256181 gene encoding endonuclease 2 produces MELYKFHVFLAMVAVLILSPVVHGWGLDGHYTVCKIAQSRLSKTAADAVENLLPKSANGDLASVCIWADRVKFHYHWSSPLHYIDTPDNLCNYQYKRDCKDEDGVEDRCVAGAIYNYTNQLLSYNKGKDHVSTYNLTEALLFLSHFFGDIHQPLHVGFTSDRGGNTIDVHWYTRKTVLHHVWDSNIIETIEERYDDSNVDELVDAIQKNITTGWADQVNSWESCSGNKTTCPDIYASEGIKAACDWAYKGVSEDSTLEDDYFLSRYQIVLWRLAQGGVRLAATLNRIFK; encoded by the exons ATGGAGTTATAcaaatttcatgtatttttgGCTATGGTAGCTGTCTTGATTCTTTCTCCAGTAGTTCATGGATGGGGACTTGATGGTCATTACACTGTTTGCAAGATTGCTCAG TCAAGATTGAGTAAAACTGCTGCAGATGCAGTTGAAAATTTGTTACCAAAATCTGCAAATGGTGATTTGGCAAGTGTGTGTATATGGGCAGATCGTGTTAAGTTCCATTATCATTGGTCATCACCTCTTCATTACATTGATACCCCTGATAATCTTTGCAATTATCAATATAAAA GGGACTGTAAAGATGAAGATGGAGTTGAAGATAGATGTGTAGCTGGAGCAATTTACAATTACACTAATCAGCTTCTAAGTTATAACAAAGGCAAAGATCATGTTTCAACAT ATAATTTGACAGAAGCACTTCTCTTCCTTTCTCACTTTTTTGGGGACATTCATCAG CCTTTGCATGTTGGATTTACTTCAGACAGAGGAGGCAATACTATAGATGTTCATTGGTACACTAGAAAAACAGTTCTCCATCAt GTCTGGGATTCCAACATAATCGAAACTATAGAAGAACGATACGATGATTCTAACGTAGATGAACTAGTCGATGCAATTCAGAAGAACATCACG ACAGGATGGGCTGATCAAGTAAATTCATGGGAAAGCTGCAGTGGCAACAAAACAACCTGCCCTGATAT ATATGCAAGTGAAGGTATCAAAGCTGCTTGTGACTGGGCATATAAAGGAGTTAGTGAAGACTCAACATTAGAAG ATGATTATTTCCTATCGCGATATCAAATAGTTCTATGGCGTTTAGCTCAAGGTGGAGTCCGCTTAGCTGCTACACTAAACCGTATATTCAAATGA
- the LOC104647286 gene encoding heavy metal-associated isoprenylated plant protein 8 has product MKEKECKNEENKSDSKGIIIILGVYIHCQGCKEQVLKSLRGFDGVGEVEIDDKNHKVMVKGKKLDPLNVAERLRKKSGKHVELISPIPSKKKEEEKEEKKQEPKVIEVILKLYLHCEGCAKDVKQCLHKMPGVQTVDPEMKNDIVKVKGSMDPQKLVEFINKKAGRHAEIIKKIDKEKNEKTLCDKNSFDIRKGCSNCQHDYLQFVYAPQIFSDENPNSCLIM; this is encoded by the exons atgAAGGAGAAGGAgtgtaaaaatgaagaaaataagagtGATTCAAAAGGAATTATTATCATATTGGGTGTTTATATTCATTGTCAAGGATGTAAAGAACAAGTACTTAAATCCCTTCGTGGCTTTGatg GGGTGGGGGAAGTTGAGATTGATGATAAAAATCACAAAGTGATGGTGAAAGGGAAGAAATTAGATCCTCTAAATGTGGCTGAGAGACTGAGGAAAAAAAGTGGCAAACATGTGGAATTAATTTCTCCAATTCcatcaaagaagaaagaagaagaaaaggaggagaaaaaacAAGAg CCTAAGGTTATTGAAGTGATTTTGAAACTATATTTACATTGTGAAGGATGTGCTAAAGATGTCAAGCAATGCCTTCACAAAATGCCag GGGTGCAAACAGTTGATCCAGAAATGAAGAACGATATAGTGAAAGTGAAAGGATCAATGGATCCACAAAAACTAGTCGAATTCATCAACAAAAAAGCAGGAAGACATGCtgaaattataaagaaaattgacaaagagaaaaatgaaaaaacattaTGTGATAAAAATTCATTTGATATTAGAAAAGGTTGCAGTAATTGCCAACATGATTATCTTCAATTTGTATATGCTCCTCAAATTTTTAGTGATGAGAATCCTAATTCTTGCTTAATTATGTGA